The window TCACTTTTTTCCCCGAGTTAAAAATATTTGCCTTATTTCAAGGTTAATTTGCAGCACCTCCCCCTAAAACAATTAACTTATTTGCCCACTGAATAAAACGTGTTGAATCTCTGCATTAAAAACAGCATCTGCTACACGTAATGGAGGAACACAATGGGACTATGAACTCTTCTAGTTCATTTAGTGCATAAAACTATTATATagctattatttttctcattttacagataaattgaGATTCAGAGAGCTTAAAACCTACCCCCACAACCACCATGCTGACAAGTTAGCATGAGCCGTAATTCAAATTCAGTTTGCCAGACAGCCCCAAGACCCATACCCTTTTCCCTATACCTAACTCCCTAGGAGGTAGATCTTATGTCCTGCTCTTATGTTCTATGTGGGGCACACTCACCATACACGTTATATTTCCCCATACAATAGAGTGAGACTAGAGGACTATCTTTTGAACCAGGAATTGCTCTCCTAGGAATGatttggaaaaaaagataaagaaaagttatatttaaaaagtggcAGCTCCAGACcaaggagaataaaaaataaaaacattaaagaataacaaataaaattCTCCACATCACGGACTAAAACCATTTTACAGGTCAAGAAACATCTGCATACAAACTAAGGAACCTATGTAAATTCATATACTAGTTATGGTGGGGCCAGGATCTCAACCCAGACAGTCCGATTCCCAAACAGGCATGGTTAATGGTTACGCTATTGTTTTATAAGCCTTTTTGAGATCCAcagtgagaaatatatttcaccTCATGATCCTGATTTTGTTTCACACAAAAGTGAAACAACTTCTACAAAACAGCATTGACCTTAATATGTAGCAAAAACTTTAAGATGTTGATTTCCAGTCATGAAATTCTCTCATGACCCAcgatttaaaaaacacacaatgcTTAAGTGcttcaaaaatacagtatttattgTAATAACTACagtagcaagaagaaaaaaacgaAGTGGAACTACGTGTTTAGCAGCAGAGCTGAATAATTATGAATATAAACAATTACTATTGGGAGAAAATACATTACACTCATTGCTTGGAACCATGAATAATACTTATATATGTacgaaatatagaaaaataaaataggttaaCATAATAAGGATATAggcaattattttttttaattttataaaaacttttatttttccttacaaACTGGGGTAGTTAGGAGACCTGATaatagcttttttattttcttggcacCAAAGCAACTTACTTATGTGTTCCTTCTTGCATTATCTGTTCCAGATCATAGTCAAGTTTTCCAATTCGTTTTACTAAGCTAGCAAAATTTTTTATACCAAAAAgagtaaaatcaaaacaaatgctCCTTTGTTTATAGATGAAAATCTGGAGCAAAATAacacaacattaaaaaaacaaaactttgcaAACACATCCTAAAGCTACACACATTGAAGCGTTTACAGCAATATGCTCCCTGGGTTCGTTCTCCCTTCCCCCAATCCTCTAAACTGTGCCTTTGGGTCTCAGACCCTTGTCCCGGGGGTCCCTCTGAATCCACCTTTCAAGAGGATGGAGCTGGGCCACTAGGCTGAGGTCTGGCCCTGTTCTCCTCATCTGCCAAAGCCTCACAGTACTGCGCTGGCCAGTCCTTGGGGTCTTGATTATGGACCTTGGCCACAAACTTAAGAACTTTCATCTTGCTGGTTTCCAGGTTGGTTCGCGGGCCCCACTGGAATTCGTAGTCGACGGGGTCGGTGTGGGGTATCCGCCGGTATTCCAGGTAACGCTGTCGCACAAAGTCCTCAGTAATGAGTTTCTTTGGATCTCCGAAAATTAAATGCTTCTTGGTGGGGTAGACCCCTAAGCGCCGCAGAAAGTCCCAGGCTTCAGTTTCCTTGATGGTGTTGCCCTTCATAAAGATGAGCCCTAAGACGATCATCAGGAGGCCCGTAGTGGGCGTGCCTTGGTCACCCCTCATCTCGGCATCCTCCTCCACAGGCTCCAGggtgttgatgaggatgtaaGTGTTGCTCTTGGGTTCAAGTTCCACCAGCTTATACCCGAAGACGTACTGGAGGCGCTCGGCGGCCCGTTTGAAGAGGTCGGGGAAGATGTCCTTGTAGTCCCCGATGACGTGCTTCAGTATGTCGGCCCGCTTGATCGGAATCTTCTTCTGGTCTTTAATCAGCAAGAACTGCACCAGCTCGGACACTTTCAGCTCCAGCTGCTTCTGGCTCCTGGGCCCCACGGCGGGGGCGGCCTGGGCCCGGCGGGCGCCCTGAGGCGAGGGGCCCTGCGACCCCTGCGAGCCGCCCGGCCCGCGGGACGTGCTCGGGGCCTCCTCGGCAAAGCCGTCTCTGAGAACCCGGGCGTCTTCCCCGGCCCGCGAAGCCCCGGGGTTTCCGCTATGGCTCCAGTCTCTGTCCCTCTCGGCCTGGCCGCCAGAGCGGCCCCGGTTCCTCGGTTTTTGCAACATGTCTCCGGCGGCAGGTGCCGGCGCACACTCCGGTAGGCAAGCAGCCGCGGCGGGGATTGCGGGTCGGCGACCCGCTAACGCCGGTGCCTGGAGGCGCGCGCAGTGTCGGCTGAGACTGCGTGCTGCGTCATGAAGCCTGCGCCTTGCGTCAGGGCGGCTGGGCGGTGCGCCTGCGCGGCTGCGGCGGGTACCAAAAGGAACAGCGTTTTCCGTGCAGCCCTGCAGGTCCGGGCGATGATTTTTAGTATAGTGAAGTGTTGTTACCAAACCATGCAAACAGAGAGCGAGAACCGAAACTCCTAAACAAGTGTGTCGCTAAATTCAGACCACACAGGCTCAGGCAAGTTTTACAGACAGTATTATGAGTTTCTAAATCGGGAGCATTTGTAAACGGAAAGAATTCAGAGGATGAAcgtgtgagaaaaaaaaaaggtgaagaggaagggcCGACCGTGGAAGTaaagtaaaaacatttatttctacaCAAAATGTAGAAGGACATAAAAGACCCAGAGGGCTCTTAGTTTTCGTCCCTCCACCCAATTTCATACCCTCCATCCCACTGCCCCCAGTTACTTTCTCTAATGCCCCGTGGAGTCTGTTAAAAACCAAAGTCGGCTGCAGGCTTTCTGCGCAAGCAGGACTTCAGTTTCACTATTTCCGTATTTATATTCTCTGCATTAAACTCCTTTAGCTAGACAACTATGAGAAGACCACAAAAAACGTGTCAGTATTAGGTAAATGTTTTAGCTTGGTCACATGGGTTTATCTTTTGGAAAACAACTGCTTTCGTCACAACCACAATTTTAGCAGAAATGGGTAAGAGGAATGCTGCAAACAAACGTGCACTCTCAAGAGATTACTACTTAATTTGGGGCATCACTGATCAAGAATTGCAATAATGTGGAGCTCTTAAATTTCTTAATTCATAATATATTagctttgaggaaaaaaaagagaacactggGGGATTTATCTCTCATCTATGATGTGATATACAGTCTCTACTGTATATTTTAATTGTGCAACTCAAGTAGCCAAAATGAGTCATTTCATTAACTCAAACCATCAGCAGTCTGCTGCCATGACTTCTACAGATCTTAGcaaatttgtttcttctctattTACTTGcaaagaagaaactgaatttcCCTGTGTCTTTTTAAAGCTACCCAGAAAGTGGATAAACTCTTCAAAGAACCAAATTGAGTTCCTCTTTAATGcaaatatattcaaaggaaagcAATTTAGAACACATTATCTGAGTAATAGCATCAAACACAACcttattaaaattttgttaattgttAGTAGCATAACACTTTTGTTTGTAATTCAGTAGGAAAATGCAATCTGATAATGGCACTGGAACTGCAATAGTAAATGTAAAATCATATTCCATGAACTAATGCAAGTATGCTAAAATCTGGTATGCAATGAGTAATAACTTACTGTTCCACACAAGATGCAACTATATCCTCAGGCATCAATTTTAATGACAAAGGCCTactatgaaaaacaaatatattatcaAGGCATTCATTTTTTTACAATGAGAAAATTCatctgcttcagtttccttgcAAATTAAAATCTGGACTTAGGTTCATAGAAGCTTCCTGCCATCTAGAATTCTGCAAAAGGTCCCTACTGCAGGATGTGGATGTTGTATTGAGGGAATAGAGAGACcgtctcatattgttttatattgttttatactcagtacctgttttaagaaaaaacaacaaggaagtaaaaccaaatACAGGCAGCCCAGCGCCAGGcccaaaaccaggcctgggcctgcctggcctaaacccagtagttaaaaatcaactcataacttagaaaccgatgttattcatagattccagacattgtatagaagaacattgtATAAAGAACAGAactgccctgttctgtttctctctgaccaccggtgcatgTAGCCCCTGTCACATACCGCCTGCTTGCTCTgatcaatcacgaccctttcatgtaaaatctttagtgttgtgagctctttaaagggacagaaattgtgcatttggggagctcggattttaaggcagtagcttgccgatgctcccagctgaataaagcccttccttgtgcaactcggtgtctgagagattttgtctgcggctcgtcctgctacagtGCCTTGAGTCAAAAAAGTTCAGTGACCGAGATATAAGGGGAAAGTGGAAAATTAGATAAAAGCTATTGTCAACAGTTGGGCTGGTTTTTCAGTGCTCTTTCTTGCTAAGGTATTCATGTACGTTACCAAGCAGCCCACCAGTCAGACTACCCCTGTCACTGTGAAAATCAGCAGTGTCCTCCAGCAGCACGCTTACCTAGATAGCAGACTGTCATTACTCAAGATAGAGGAGAAGAGATACCAGTTTTTAAGTCTCAAAACATCTCTCTACACTCTTTCCAGAAGAATGCAGGTGAGAAAATGCAGACATAAAATAAGAGTATTAGAATGAAGTTTTAGGCCCTGCATGGAGAAGTCATCCAGACCCACATTCCACCTTGGATTGATACTGGAAGCCATGGATGTCTGGGGAGAAACTGTGGTGATAACAATACTAACATTAGTAACAATAAATATAACCGACAACAGCCAATGATTATAGTAGTTGCTGCTCCATCTCCATGTCTGCAGTTttactttctgtggtttcagttacctgcagtcaaccaCAGTCCGAAAATATTAGGATATTTTCAAAGAGAAACCACAATATAACTTATTACACTATATTTGTTCTACTTTATTGTTAGTGTCAACTGAAGGATGACgaggttcataaatttggaaagagctttatttctcataaagggttGCAGTCTGCGGGGCGGCCATTCCAACAGGCTAGGAAGACAACCTCATGCtagaagccagaaacagacacTTCAAGGGAGGGCAAAGGGAGCAGGAATCTATGCAGAATGGGGtggccaaatatacatatttaataagctaTAGGAGGAGTCATGAACATTTATGCAAGGAGAAATGTGCATATGCGCAATTGCACTTCATGTCTCTCCCTGGGACCCATATTCCAAAATTGGCAGTGTTAGCATGATCCAGGGTAGGAGTTTTCAGCCCTCTGACATCAAAAGGTGAAGTAGAGGACATGAAAACCCTGACTGCATGTCTTCCATAGACTGGCCAGAACTACTCCATGGTTGGTGGTCTTTTACCAGGAAGAACTGCTGGTCAATTGTGCCAAAACTGCAAAAGGGAGGGGCAGCATCAGGTGGTTGGTTTATACCAGCAGTGGAGTCTTTTGAAAGGGCTGATTTCTGTTTAGCTcttagggaagaaagcctaaTGGCATTTAGAGCGGGTGAGGGTTTCCAAGGTTATtcggggtccccttggccaagagggggtctGTTCAGTCAGCTGGAGGGCTTaagatttcatttttctcatcaattattgttaatctctattatgactaatttataaattaaactttttttttttttttttgagatggagttgcgctctgtcgcccaggctggagtgcagtgtcacgatcttggctcactgcaacctccgcctcctgggttcaagagatcctcacatctcagcctcccgagtagctaggattacaggtgtgtaccaccacgtctggctttttttgtatttttaatagagatggggtttcaccatgttagccaggctggtctcgaactcctgacctcaagtgatccatccacctcagcctcccaaagtgttaggattacaggtgtgagccaccgctcctggcgtaaattaaattttatcataggtTCGTGTGATGATTAATGtggagtgtcaacttgattgaaggaagcaaagtattgttcctgggtgtgtcagtgagggtgttgccaaaggagattaacatttcagtaagtggactaggagaggcagacccacgttcaatctgggtgggcaccatctaatcagctgccagtgcggctagaataaaagcaggcagaagaacgtggaaggacttgacttgctgagtcttctggtcttcatctttctctcatgctggatgcCTCCTTCCCTTGAAagtcagactccaagttcttcagcttttggattcttggactTACactagtggtttgccaggggttcAAGGgtcttcagccacagactgaaggctgcactattggattccctacttttgaggttttggaactcagactggcttccttgctcctcagcttgcagatggcctattgtggggcttcaccttgtgatcatgtgagtcaatactctagtaaactccctttcatatatacatctattctattaattctgtccctctagagaaccctgactaatacagtatgtATCTATGCATAGGGAAAAACATTGTGGATTTAGGGTTTGGTGCTGTCCACGATTTCAGGTatccactgagggtcttggaacACATCCTCCACAGACAAGGGGGGACTACTATACAAAGTGAATGGTGGGTCAGACCTTATTCCAGGTGGTTTACAGGTATGacttcatttaatccccacaacaaaCCTATCAGGCATGTGCATTTATTATGTTTCTCTTCTCACAAATAAACTGTCACAGGAGAAGATTATTAAGTTTTGAGGCTCTATAGCGAGTAAGTGGTAGGTGTGAGATCTGAACACAGCCAATCTGCCTCCAGAGAGTGGGCTTTTAACTGTATACTGATTCAGAGCAAACATAGACATGGTGTCCTTGAAAAAGTAAGGGCTTTGGGATCAGATGAACTAACATTAGAAACCTGTACGATACTGACACTCCTCCCGGTTTAAGTCTCCAAGTCAACAAAATGAGGCCTAAACCTGGCATCAGGGGATTAAGTGAGATAGGTTTAcccagtacctagcacagtgcctggcagggTAGTTTGATAACAATTTGCTTCTTTCCAGGGATTTCTGTTAAGGAAAATATTTGAGGACTACACAAAGTTGTATATACTGCAGGGGAGGCAAAACCTTCCCTCCACCCTCGAAGGGCCCCAGCTGGACCTGAGACTTAAACTAATATAAaatagattaacaggagaaaagcattcaAACTTCATTTAAGTTTTACAGGACACAGGAGCGCTTGTTAGGGAAATGAAGACCGAAAGAGGTGGCAAAACCTAAATGCTTTTATATTTGGTTGAACAAAGAGAGGTAATTGTGGGAAAAGTAAATTATGTGGGGAGGATAAAGGGAGATAATTATTTTAACGAAGTTGTTTGTACAGAATTCACTTGGCTTTGAATCCCCATTGAgtaatgtttctttcctcttggtACAGTAAAGCTATTTTTCACATGGGAGTTTTTATCTCCtgttttcaggaagaaaagaggaaattcaAATGCCCTTCTTGCATCTGCTATTTTTCAAGTGCCTTTAGCTCAAagtaatccttatgccaaagtggcatattttgggcgGGCAGCATATTCTGCCATCCTTCAGTAGAACGATGAGAaagatgttcactgcagcaaAACACATGTACACAAGAATCAAAAGGGctggaaagaaatatatatatcaagGTACTATTAAagttaatttgcttttaaaaataaaaatcaacccTGATTTTCTTGCTTGGgagatgaataaaaaatatattttcaatgaagTTTAACTTCAAAGTGACACTATGCCATAGCAGCTATGCACATTCACATGTTCAATACATTCAGTGTGATTCGAATATGGCATTTGTGACTTTCTGTTCAGGCAGTGAAGTCACAAAGACaagtggttaaaaaagaaaaacattttcaaacactTTATGTTAATGACCTTCATGCTTTAATTACTAgacccaaaagaaaaaatcaaaagtcTTTGAGGCAAAAGCTAAGCTAGCTAAGATTTCAAGTGCAAAGAACAAGGAAATGCCTACTACAAATTGCTCTTTAGATGTTTAtagtaattaaatgttttattttgtcttttcgaTAGCAAATGCCTGCCAAGAAACTCTAATCATCTTTATTATCTACTAGATTCTCCTCTTCATTCATGGTATTTCTTGTGAATCAGAAAAAGGCTTTAATTTTTCTGACAGCAACACAGTGCTAAAAGCAGGTGAGGACTTCTTAGGAAGAAAGGCAATGATCAAAGCATGCAGCCACCACATATGAGCTGTTCTCTGCCTTTTCCAGTGGAAGAAAGTGGGCCAATGTGCAGCATGTGAGCAAGGGAGTTGGGAGGCAAATACTATTTTGGTGGGTAGACAGCAGGAAAAGCAATCCAGACATCTTAATGGTTGCAATAAAGTCCCTTGTGTCCACACATTTACAACagttatatatattcattcatagcAAAGATCCCTCCTGCCTAGGTCACATGGTAGACTACCTAATAACACTTTGTCCCtcataaatgaatattttgatGAAGCAGCAACAGAGTTTTCCTTGGCTGGTGGAAGCGGGTGGAGAGGTGAGCCTTGACAAGATAGTGCTTTCCAAGCATTGCAGCCATTTGGCCCAGAAGCCTGGTCTTAGACTCTCTTTTCAAGAAATGCATCTTCCAGTTATCCAGGGCCCTTTACTTATGAAAATCATTAGGGCCTATTAAGTTATAAAATTACAAACATCCAAGGTCTTGATAGTGGTCACTAAGATTCTCTTCGTTTGCTTGGTTTCTAATCCCTTTGTTCTGTATCCTTTCCCTTTAGAAACAGCCTCTTCCCACCTTTAAAAGACCTTAGTATAGGGCTGCCTTCCTTTCCTGAGTGCACAGGAttcaggccagacacagtgactGGTTCAGAAGTTCAGTCAGCATCCTTCCAGGACATTCAGACAGATTCTCGCCCCTCTGAGCTCACAAGCTGAGGGGTGATGTAAGCCTAGCCACTTGTGCCCTTGCTTCTGAAAAACCTGCCTCAGGGCGAAGCCAACTCAAAAGAGATCTAAGAGATGGGAAACAATCTTAATGCTGCCATTTGAATCCCTGGATGctgagttcaagatcagactccTGGAGATAATGAATTACTAAAGCATCTCCTTTTGCTTAATCTGCTTTGAGTTGGTTCCTGTCACTTGAAAGTGAACAAGGTCTGGCTAAATCAGTAGCCAATCCTATTATTCAGGGGAAAAAAGGGTAGTAAGAAATGAGACTTTGGAGCTAGGGAAGGTTAAAACCAATGAGGAGTTTTGAATATAATGAGAGGTGAATTGAAAACAATATGACATTTTTGTTATGTTTCTTCCCAGTGTTCTGTGGTTGGGGAATGTGCTCATCATTTTAGTTGGTGGCAACAGGGGTAAGGGAGAGACAAATTATGAAGAACTGTACTTTTCCATATGGAAAGTatatatgggccaggcacagtggctcaggcctgtaatcctagtactttgggaggccggggcaggcagatcacttgaggtcaggagttccagaccagcctggccaacatggcggaaccccatctctactaaaaatacaaaaattagccaggcctggtggcgggtgcctgtagtcccagctactcgggaggctgaggcaggaatcgcttgaacccaagaggcagagcttacagtgagccaagattgtgtcactgcactttagcctgggccacagagcaagactccgtctcaaagaaaaaaaaaaaaaagtacaaatgagCTAATCAATCTGGTGATTTACCTTTGCAGAAAGGAGTTTTACACAATTTGGAATATAAATTaaagcagcggtccccaacctttttggtactaGGGACCAGTTTTGGGGAAGACAATGTTTCTATGGAAGGTGCGGGAGTGGGAGGGTGGTTTGAGGATCCCCGCCTGCAGTTCTCAGTAGGGCTCACatccctatgagaatctaatgctgccgcttatctgacaggaggtggagctcgggcagtaatgctcactcgcctgccactcacctcctgctgtgcggccaggttcctaacaggccacgaaCTGGTACTGGTCCACAGCCTGGGGTTTGGGAACCCCTGCCTTAAAGCATCTCCTACTCTAAAGTGGCTGTGTTCTCCATATTTAACCCAGAGCACTTCCCCACTTGCTATACCACGCAAGATGACAGAAACCTCATTCTTCCAGACTACGCTTTAGCCTAAAGTAGAGATATATGCACAGGACAGAGGTATGTCCACAAAGAGAGCTGACAAAGCTAATATCCAGACAGGGACAATGCGAATAGGTTATGAGAAAACTGAACAcgttgaaatggaaaaaaaataaattagagaaaaaataaaaatattcaaggcAGACAAGAAAGACCCCATGTATACATAACTGGTGGTCTTGAGGGAGATAACAACCATAAAGAGAGAAACAGGTGACTGTAGGAGTCCTGGGGAGCTGGGTTTACACAGGCCCCGCCTCTCtgatcccacccccaccccactgcagcTCCCTCCCTTGGACTAATAACCACAGCAAGCATGCTTCCAGGACTGGAGGGTAATCAGAGGCCATGGGTTCCCCAAGATCTGCAGAAGAGATCCAGTACAGGGTTCCTCCCTCCCTGAGACACAAGTGAGAGCTTAGCAATGAAGTTGCATGCGGAGAAGAGGGCTTGCCCCTTCCCAAGGAAGTCCTGGGAAAAGCAAGGACTGTGTGGTACTTGTGGGGTCTGTGCTGGCAGAAGCCCGTGTCTCCCTTCTGAGAGAGTCCACAGCTGTCCCCTTTCTGAGAATAGTCCTCCAAGACCCTGTCCCAGGCTGTTGTTCTTTGGGAGAGGCAGGCTAACTGCTGCCAGGCTTCAAGGTTGGGAGAGCCAGCAGTTTGCCCCCTGTGAGGCCTGGGCTCCAAGAGGCCCTTCATAGTACTTCAAAAGGCATGTAGACAGTGTGCCCTCTGATGCATCGTGACCATAAAAGCAAAACCTGCTGGGCCTCTTGCTACTTGCCACCTCATACTTTTTCAGTGACTCCCAACAACATGACTCACAGAGGAAAGGGAGAAGCACAGACCCCATTCCAGTTATCCCACTGGATATCCTTGGCCTCTTTTCTGCAGATCTGTTGACCACAGATGTAAGAATTTATTTCTGGAGCCTCAATTCTAATCCATTGCTCTACATGTGCActggtttcctggggctgccacagcagaataccacagacttgggggcttaaacaacaaagtgattcctcacagttctggaggctccaAGTCTGAGATCAAGGAGTCGGCATGTttggttcctcctgaggcttctctccttggccTGCAGATGACCAcgttctcactgtgttctcagcTGGCCCTTCTCTGTGCATgtacatccctggtgtctcttcctccttTTGTTGACTATAAGGATACCAGTCCTGTTGGACCAGAGCCCCACTGTaaaggcctcattttaacttaatccaCTTAAATAACTTATTTCCACACACAGTAAGTCTGAGGTTGAGTCTTTTGAATTCTGGGGGAGACACTGCAGCCCATCACGTATGTTGACGTGTGCCACCGCCACACTGCCTGGTTACTGCAGAGTgttagtaagttttgaaattagaaagtatAAGTGCTCCAGTTCTGTTATTTTTCAGGATTATTAgggctattctgggtcccttccatctccatatgaatttgagaatcAGCTTGTTTATTCCTGCTAAAATttagttgggatttttttttttttgagatggagcctggctgtgtcaccaggctggtgtgcagtggtgcaatctcgcctcactgcaacctccacctcccgggttcaagtgattctcctgcctcagcctcctgagtagctgggactacatgcgcacgccaccacactcagctaatttttgtatttttagtagagacggggtttcaccatgttggccaggatggtcttgatctcttgacctcgtgatccgcccaccttggcctcccaaagtgctgggattacaggcatgagccaccgcgcctggcctcagttGGGATTTTCACAGGGCTCGTTTTGAGTCTGCAGATCAATTTGGGTAGTACTGACATCTTAAAATTAAGTCTACCGATCCACATAAGTGGGATGCTAGTTAATATGGACAAGTGAATTTATTACTCCTCCAAAAAACTATTTTCACAAACTTTATATCAACATGAGAAATCATGTTGTATCTTTCTACCTGGAGGGAGCAAGAAAGTCAGGTGGTGTGCCTTTTGTACATGGGCAACCCAATTTCTTATCTAGACTTTCTTTTGCtcgcctggaaaaaaaaaaatgaggtattgCAAAAATGTGATAATTGCTTTCCTTAGTATGAAAAACTGTTAAAATGAGTAAAGCCTGTGCTCAACTAGAATTCTCACATTTCCGTTTTGA is drawn from Homo sapiens chromosome 15, GRCh38.p14 Primary Assembly and contains these coding sequences:
- the NSMCE3 gene encoding non-structural maintenance of chromosomes element 3 homolog translates to MLQKPRNRGRSGGQAERDRDWSHSGNPGASRAGEDARVLRDGFAEEAPSTSRGPGGSQGSQGPSPQGARRAQAAPAVGPRSQKQLELKVSELVQFLLIKDQKKIPIKRADILKHVIGDYKDIFPDLFKRAAERLQYVFGYKLVELEPKSNTYILINTLEPVEEDAEMRGDQGTPTTGLLMIVLGLIFMKGNTIKETEAWDFLRRLGVYPTKKHLIFGDPKKLITEDFVRQRYLEYRRIPHTDPVDYEFQWGPRTNLETSKMKVLKFVAKVHNQDPKDWPAQYCEALADEENRARPQPSGPAPSS